The sequence TCGTTTCGATCCCGCTGTCGATCTTGATCACTCTGATCTTGCTTCAACAGTTCCACATCGCGCTGAACCTCATGTCGCTCGCCGGGATGATCGTCGCAACCGGCCGCGTCGTCGACGACTCCATCGTCGTCATCGAGAACATCATGCGCCGCCTGCAAAAAGAACCGATGAGCTTCGACTTGATCGTCGATTCGATCAAGGAAGTTGTCAAAGCGATCACCTCCTCGACGCTTACGACCGTCGCGGTCTTCGCACCGCTGGGTGCCGTGTCCGGTATGATCGGGATCGTCTTCGGCCCGTTCGCGCTGACCGTCGTGTTCTGCTTGATCGCTTCCCTCCTCGTCTCCGTCACCGTGGTCCCGATGCTTTCGTACCTGATGATGAAGAAATTCGGCTCCGCTTCCCATGACGAGCACGAAGGCGGTCTGGCCGTTCGTTACAAAAAAGCTCTGCAATGGTCCCTGAACCACAAAAAAACCGTTCTGCTCGCCGCACTCGTGCTGCTGGTTGGCTCGGCTCCGCTGGCGATGACCGCCGGCTTCACGTTCCTGCCGTCTGAGCAGAACAAAGTCGTCGGCCTGACCCTCACCCTGCCGCGCGGCACGGAATTGGCAGAAATCCAATCGTTCTCCAAGAGCATTGACGAAAAACTCCGCGCAGACTCTCGCGTTGAAACTTCGCAGTTGACCGTCGGCGCTCCGAAAGGCAACGGCAAGGAAGCAAGTGTCACCAACGTCGCGAACTGGATGGTTCTGCTCAAGAACGGCACCGACATCGTGAAGTTTATCGATGAGAAGAAACAAGACCTGAAAGTGAACCGCGACTTCACCACGCTTGAACTGTACCAAATCCCGAACGCTGCCAACGGTGCCGACGTACAAATCGTCGTAAACGGCCCGACCAAAGACTCGATCAAAAAAGCGGCTGAGAAAATCACCGAAGTCGTCAAAGGTATCGAAGGCACCGAAAACGTCAAGAACAACCTGCAAGAAGGCATCAAGGGCGTCGAAGTCAAAGTCCGCCATGACGATGCACTCGCGCATGGCATGACCTCCGGCCAAGCGTATCAGATGATCAACCCGTATCTGACCGATTCCAAAGTCGGCACGATCACGACAGACAATGCCCAAGAAGACCTGTACATGCAACTCAAACCGAGCAACGGCATCACCAACCTCGACGCCATCGCAAACCTCGAACTGATGGATGCGACAGGCAAAGTGTTCAAAATCAAAGACATCGCCGATGTCAATGAAGTGGACCAACCGGGCGCTCTGCAATTGCTCAACGGCAACGAATACGCTTCCGTCTCCGCCGGCATCCTCGGCGAAGACAAATCCAGCACCTCTTCTGCGATCAAGGACGCTCTGAAAACCGTCCAACTCGAAGACGGCGCTTCCTACTCGCTGGGCGGCTCCAACCAACAGATCGCCGACATGATCAAAGACATGATCATGGCGTTCCTGATCGCAATCGGTGCCGTCTACATCGTACTGGTCGTCACCTTCGCAGAAGGCAAAGCACCGTTTGCGATTCTGTTCTCCATCCCGTTCGCTTTGATCGGTTCTCTGCTTGGCATCAAGCTCTCCGGTCAACCGATCTCGCTGCCGAGTATGATCGGCTTCCTGATGCTGATCGGGATCGTCGTCACCAACGCAATCGTCCTCCTCGACCGTGCGAAACAGCAGATGGCCAAGGGCGAATCGATTCGCGATGCACTGATCTCGGCGGGCGGCGTTCGTCTGCGTCCGATCTTGATGACCGCAATCGCCACGATGTGCGCGATCTTGCCGCTCACCATCGGCTTTGGCTCTTCGATGGTCATCTCGCAAGGTCTGGCTGTCGTCGTTATGGGTGGTTTGATCTCCTCGACCTTCCTCACCCTGTTCATCGTCCCGATCATGTTCGAAATCCTGCACCGCAAACAGGTGAAGGCAGAACGCACCGGGAAAGCAAACTTGAAAACTGTGCAAGCCTAAGAAAAAAGCACCGGCCGCAAGCGGCTCGGTGCTTTTTTTTGTCTATTCGAGGGCATCGAAGAGTCCTAATGCCGCTACGATGTCGATCTCGTCGGTCGAGAGAGTGTCGATCTCGGCAAGGGCTTGGTTCGGGTTGTCGGCGACGGCGCGCAAGATGTTGCCGTATTGCTCGGCGAGCAGGCGCACCGTCTCTTCTTCGAAGAGGTCGGAATTGTACTCGAACGTACACCAGATCGTGTCGTCGCTCGTGCGAATTGAGAGCGAGATGTCGAACTTCACAGCTTGGTGGTCGATCAGCTCGTACTCCATCTCCAGTCCTGTCAGTTGGATCGGCGCGACCGTTTTGTTCAAGTTGAACATCACTTGGAAGACCGGCGTATGGCCCGGCACGCGCTCCGGTTGGACGGCGTCGAGCACCATCTCAAACGGCACGTCTTGGTGTTCGAAGCCTTCCATCGTACGCTCCCGCACCTGTTGGAGCAGGTCGCGGAAACTCATCTCAGCCGTGACGTGGCTACGCAGAGCCAGCGAGTTGATGAACGCCCCGATGGAGCCGTGGATCTCGGACGAACCACGCCCGGAGATCGGGAAGCCGACGATGATGTCTTCCAGCGCAGTGTAGCGGTAGAGCAGGGTTTGGAACGCGGCCATCATCGTGACGAACAGCGTGACTTCCTCGCGTCGACTCATCTCGTTGACAGCCTCCGGCAAGCCGTCGGTCAAGAATAAGTTGTAGTGCCGCCCCGTGTACGTGCGCACGCCAGGGCGCGGGTGGTCGATTGGCAACTCCAACACCGGGAACGGTCGTTGGAGTTTTTTCTGCCAATAGGAGACTTGCTTTTGGATGCGTTCTTCCGTGAGGTAGTCGCGTTGCCAAGCGGCGTAGTCGATGACTTGTACGGGTACTGGCGGGAGTGAGATCGTGCCGCCGCGTTTCAACGTTTCGTACATCGTGGCCACTTCCTGTACGAACACCCCTGTGGACCAACCGTCGAAGATGATGTGATGGACGGCGACGACCCAGAGATGCTCGTCCGTGCGCATACGCAACAGTCGGGTGCGGATCAGCGGAAGTTCATGCAATTGGAACGGAGTGCTGCACGTTTCCACGGCGAGTCGTTGTTCCTCCACTTGTTTGTCCCCTTCCGGCATGTGGGAGAGGTCGACGAGCGGGATTGGCAGATGGAGAGCAGGGGCCACCCGTTGAACGGGGTGCCCCTCCTCTTTGGTATGAACGGTCGTGCGCAAAGCTTCATGACGCTTGATGCATGCGTTGAGGCTTTGTTCCAACAAGGCAGGGTCGAGGTCTCCACGGAAGCGGACGCCCACCGGGATGATGTAGGCGGCGTTGCCCGGTTCCAATTGGTCGGCCCACCACATGCGGGTCTGCGTGTAGGACAGTTCGTACTCGTCACGGTCCCGCGAGACGGTCGGGATCGAAACCGACCCCTCGTCTGCAGTTTGTTGCTTTTTCAAGAGTTGTTTTTCGAGAAGCTCACGTTGTTTCGGAGAGAGCGAGGCGAGACGGGCGAGCAGTTTGTCATTCATCTTCGCTCACCGTCGTTGCAGCCGCTTCAAGCAGGGCGGCCATCTCTTCTTCGCTCATGTCTCCCAGTTCTGCGAGCAGGTCCGCAACTTCTTCATCTTGAGAGAGTTCGAGGTTGGAAACCATCTGCTCGTGGAGCGAGTCTGCCAGTTCGGAGATCGTCGGGCCTTTGAGCAGTTCGACGACGGCGAGTTTGACGTTGAGGCCTTTTTCCAACGAGACGCGCAATTCGATGGCGAGCATGGAGTCAAGTCCCAACGAGTTCAGCGGTTGGTCGGACGTCAACGACGAGCGGTTCAGACGCATGACATGGGCGACCACGTCTTGGAGATGGTCTTCGAGCAGGGTCAGGCGGTCGCTTTCTTCGGCTTCCTTCCAAGTTTCGAGGAAGTTGATGCCGTCGTTGTTTTGTTGCCCGTTGGACGCTTCTTGATCAGCGGCGGCGATGTCGAGGATCATCGCCGGCGCGAGGCCGCCCGGGTAGTTGTGTTGCGCGACCACCGACCAGTTTGCGATGCAGACCAGCACGTTCGGCTTGGAGCCGAGCAACAGGTTGCCGTACGCGTTCAGGCCTTTTTCCGGCGAGAATTGGTACATGCCGCGACGCTCGAAGAATTCGATCAGGTCGAGCTTGGTCGCCATGCCCACTTCCGCCCAAGGACCCCAGTTGATGGAGAGAGCCGGCAAACCTTGTGCTTGGCGGTGGTACGCGAGGGCGTCGAGGAAGGCGTTGCCCGCCGAGTAGTTCCCTTGGCCCGGCGAGACGATTTGTGCTGCCAGCGACGAGAACAGGACGAAGAAGTCGAGTTCACGGTCTTTGAAGTAGTTGTGCAGGTTCCAAGACCCGAAGATCTTCGGATGCAGGACGTTGCTGAGGTCTTCCAGTTCCATTTGCAACAGGGTTTGCGGGAATGCCACACCTGCGGAGTGAACGACGCCGCGGATCGCCGGCCAGCCCTCTGCTTCGTAGGCCGCCAGTTGAGCGAACAGGTCGTCGCGGTTGGAAACGTCGCACCCGATGACGGTGATGGAGGCACCCAGCGCTTCCAGTTCACGGACGGCGGCAATGCGCTCGCCCAGTTTGGACGTCGGGTCGATGTCCGACCACGTGGAGCGCGGCGGCAGTGCTTCACGGCCCGAGAGGACGATGCGGCGAGCGCCTTGTTCAATCGACCAACGGGCAACTTGGATGCCTAAGCCTCCGAGACCGCCGGTGATCAGGTAGGATGCGTCCGGACGGAACTTCGGCGGAATCGGCAGGGTCAGATCGCCGCAGTCTTGGACGCGGACGACGTAGCGAACGCCGCGACGGAAGCCGATTTGGTCCTCGATGGTTTTGTTCAGGAGTTCGTGGAGAATTTGCTCGGCCTCTACAGCCGGGTTGACCTCAGTCGCATCGAGGTCGAGGATTCCGCCCCAGATGTCCGTGTGCTCTTGGTGACCGAGCACGCGGGCCAGACCCCACAGCGGAGCTTGGGCGACCT comes from Tumebacillus amylolyticus and encodes:
- a CDS encoding efflux RND transporter permease subunit: MTHLTRFSLRNPIVVFILVLLIIVGGVFSTSKLNQEMMPDVSPAAIYVNVVWPGASAQEALNSVTKPLERALNNVEGVQKLTSSTSDSVSFIRLEFDLGVDRELKKTKVEEAVASVKLPSTAQAPNIIKGGSNTVPILFSSLVPKDGVSMEDFEKEVVDHVLPAMKSVSGVAAVDAQGLNNSKIVIAVDPEKLKDQKVTYQQVQQLLQAQNVNAPLGQLTLNKMDETVTLNGALASLDDISNLTLRPNLKLKDVANVQNITSAETITTVGDKSGIAISLMKNADANTVEVVQALKDEMAKYDKVEMKVIWDSSEQVSESVFSMVREGGLGAVFAALLILLFLRNFRATIISVVSIPLSILITLILLQQFHIALNLMSLAGMIVATGRVVDDSIVVIENIMRRLQKEPMSFDLIVDSIKEVVKAITSSTLTTVAVFAPLGAVSGMIGIVFGPFALTVVFCLIASLLVSVTVVPMLSYLMMKKFGSASHDEHEGGLAVRYKKALQWSLNHKKTVLLAALVLLVGSAPLAMTAGFTFLPSEQNKVVGLTLTLPRGTELAEIQSFSKSIDEKLRADSRVETSQLTVGAPKGNGKEASVTNVANWMVLLKNGTDIVKFIDEKKQDLKVNRDFTTLELYQIPNAANGADVQIVVNGPTKDSIKKAAEKITEVVKGIEGTENVKNNLQEGIKGVEVKVRHDDALAHGMTSGQAYQMINPYLTDSKVGTITTDNAQEDLYMQLKPSNGITNLDAIANLELMDATGKVFKIKDIADVNEVDQPGALQLLNGNEYASVSAGILGEDKSSTSSAIKDALKTVQLEDGASYSLGGSNQQIADMIKDMIMAFLIAIGAVYIVLVVTFAEGKAPFAILFSIPFALIGSLLGIKLSGQPISLPSMIGFLMLIGIVVTNAIVLLDRAKQQMAKGESIRDALISAGGVRLRPILMTAIATMCAILPLTIGFGSSMVISQGLAVVVMGGLISSTFLTLFIVPIMFEILHRKQVKAERTGKANLKTVQA
- a CDS encoding condensation domain-containing protein encodes the protein MNDKLLARLASLSPKQRELLEKQLLKKQQTADEGSVSIPTVSRDRDEYELSYTQTRMWWADQLEPGNAAYIIPVGVRFRGDLDPALLEQSLNACIKRHEALRTTVHTKEEGHPVQRVAPALHLPIPLVDLSHMPEGDKQVEEQRLAVETCSTPFQLHELPLIRTRLLRMRTDEHLWVVAVHHIIFDGWSTGVFVQEVATMYETLKRGGTISLPPVPVQVIDYAAWQRDYLTEERIQKQVSYWQKKLQRPFPVLELPIDHPRPGVRTYTGRHYNLFLTDGLPEAVNEMSRREEVTLFVTMMAAFQTLLYRYTALEDIIVGFPISGRGSSEIHGSIGAFINSLALRSHVTAEMSFRDLLQQVRERTMEGFEHQDVPFEMVLDAVQPERVPGHTPVFQVMFNLNKTVAPIQLTGLEMEYELIDHQAVKFDISLSIRTSDDTIWCTFEYNSDLFEEETVRLLAEQYGNILRAVADNPNQALAEIDTLSTDEIDIVAALGLFDALE